The proteins below come from a single Tenuifilum thalassicum genomic window:
- the coaD gene encoding pantetheine-phosphate adenylyltransferase codes for MSRVAIFPGSFDPITVGHESIVYRSLSLFDKVIVAIGYNSNKKAFFSIDKRIAMIEKVFANEPRVEVISYEGLTVDLCNRLGVQYILRGLRTSADFEFERAIAQVNKQMHPNIETVFLLTAPQHTPINSTIIRDILLHNGDPSGFIPSSINIKDYL; via the coding sequence ATGAGTAGAGTTGCCATATTCCCGGGTTCATTTGACCCAATAACTGTTGGTCATGAATCAATTGTTTACCGCTCGCTTTCGCTATTCGATAAGGTGATAGTGGCTATTGGATATAATTCGAATAAAAAAGCATTTTTTAGCATCGATAAGCGAATTGCAATGATTGAAAAAGTTTTTGCTAATGAACCACGAGTTGAGGTTATTAGCTACGAAGGGTTAACCGTTGATTTATGCAATAGGCTTGGTGTACAATACATTTTACGTGGGTTAAGGACATCTGCCGATTTTGAATTTGAGCGCGCCATTGCTCAGGTTAATAAGCAGATGCATCCCAATATTGAGACGGTGTTTTTACTTACAGCACCCCAGCATACGCCTATAAACTCTACAATTATTCGTGATATTCTTTTGCACAATGGAGACCCTTCGGGGTTTATTCCTAGTTCAATAAACATTAAGGATTATCTATAG
- a CDS encoding TlpA family protein disulfide reductase yields the protein MVKVKNLFLGLAFLFGFGKAFSQGATVFGTAPEYKGVEIIFYAYSDYITETEYEIGRCKVDKEGHFSAKLKVLETDFVFSHLGVYRIYFFAEPGKSYELVLPPREDKTEEQRLNPYFRESDLQVGIKNIGKDDINFLINAFDLRFNQDFDQIVQDAYRGRQHNIDSLISKIESKFSNSGNPFFEAYREYRYGLLKQITFIKKSTATSNELFLNRPILYRNPAYMELFNLVYDKYFLFFSRTSRGNAIFDDISRYKSLTRLRKTLATDEVLSNDTLMEMVILKSLHDEFFSDNFSRSALLTILDSLYRSTKIPEHVVIAENIRNRITKLLPGFVPAPFTLKDVKGRDVSLDKFKGKYVYLNFCTTTSYTCLKEFVQLEKICKQYKKHLEVVTISADKDINDLKVFLDNTNYHWTFLHFGNKPEVLRDFDIRVYPTYFLIGPDRKMIMSPAPSPEEGFERRFFQLLRSRGEL from the coding sequence ATGGTTAAAGTTAAAAATCTTTTTCTTGGACTAGCCTTTTTATTTGGCTTTGGCAAAGCATTTTCGCAGGGAGCTACGGTTTTTGGAACAGCCCCTGAGTACAAGGGGGTAGAGATAATTTTTTATGCCTATTCCGATTATATTACTGAAACTGAATATGAGATTGGCCGTTGTAAAGTTGATAAGGAAGGGCACTTTTCTGCTAAACTAAAAGTACTTGAAACCGATTTTGTTTTTAGCCACCTTGGTGTTTATAGAATTTACTTTTTTGCTGAGCCAGGAAAAAGCTACGAGCTGGTGCTTCCCCCACGCGAGGATAAGACCGAAGAGCAGAGGTTGAATCCCTATTTTAGAGAATCGGACTTGCAGGTTGGTATTAAAAACATTGGAAAAGATGATATAAATTTTTTGATAAATGCTTTTGACTTAAGATTTAATCAGGACTTCGACCAAATTGTTCAGGATGCTTATAGGGGACGACAGCATAATATAGATTCGCTGATTAGCAAGATTGAATCCAAGTTTTCCAATTCTGGAAACCCATTTTTTGAGGCATATAGAGAATATCGATATGGTCTGTTAAAGCAGATAACTTTCATTAAAAAGTCGACTGCAACTTCTAACGAACTTTTTCTAAACCGTCCTATTCTTTACAGGAATCCTGCTTATATGGAGCTTTTTAATCTTGTGTACGACAAGTATTTCCTATTTTTCTCTAGGACTTCAAGAGGGAATGCCATTTTTGATGATATATCTCGATATAAAAGTTTAACCCGATTGAGAAAAACCTTAGCTACCGATGAAGTGCTAAGTAACGATACTTTAATGGAGATGGTCATTCTGAAATCGCTTCACGACGAGTTTTTTAGCGATAACTTTTCACGCTCTGCACTTCTTACTATACTCGATTCGCTATATCGTTCAACAAAAATTCCTGAGCATGTTGTCATTGCAGAAAACATTAGGAATCGAATTACCAAGCTTTTACCAGGATTTGTTCCTGCTCCATTCACTTTAAAAGATGTAAAGGGAAGAGATGTATCACTTGATAAATTCAAAGGTAAATACGTTTACTTAAATTTTTGCACCACAACCAGCTATACTTGTTTGAAAGAATTTGTTCAGCTCGAGAAAATATGCAAGCAATATAAGAAGCATTTGGAGGTAGTAACCATTTCGGCCGATAAGGATATAAACGATTTAAAAGTTTTTCTTGATAATACTAATTACCATTGGACCTTTTTACACTTTGGTAATAAACCTGAAGTTTTAAGAGATTTTGACATCAGGGTTTATCCTACCTACTTTTTAATTGGGCCAGATAGAAAGATGATTATGTCGCCAGCACCATCACCCGAGGAAGGATTTGAACGACGTTTCTTCCAGCTGTTAAGGAGTAGAGGAGAACTTTAA
- a CDS encoding NUDIX hydrolase, which translates to MVSDIEIYFNNRKFIITQNIKNAFLSNKPGLIWGNTPFLDIPKLIHFFQTHSEIPNLFAGTSNVNNTFNELLRNFDKIDAAGGVVTNHRNEVLLIKRFGRWDLPKGKVEPNEAIETAAVREVVEETGISNLTIEKPLTVTHHTYMLNGQLVIKSTHWFAMRSNWNNALTPQTEEGIEQVKWVKRSDLWVYLSDSYASLMSVLKALD; encoded by the coding sequence ATGGTATCAGATATTGAAATTTATTTTAATAATCGGAAATTTATTATTACTCAAAACATTAAAAATGCATTTTTATCAAACAAACCTGGACTTATTTGGGGCAACACGCCCTTTTTAGACATTCCAAAGTTAATCCATTTTTTCCAAACCCATTCCGAGATTCCTAACCTTTTTGCAGGAACTAGCAATGTTAACAACACTTTTAACGAGCTGTTAAGAAATTTCGATAAAATTGATGCTGCCGGTGGCGTTGTAACAAACCATAGAAACGAAGTGCTCCTTATAAAGCGATTTGGACGATGGGACTTACCTAAAGGTAAGGTTGAACCTAACGAGGCAATTGAAACTGCTGCAGTTAGAGAGGTTGTTGAAGAAACTGGAATTAGCAACTTAACAATAGAAAAGCCTTTAACCGTTACTCATCACACCTACATGCTAAATGGGCAGCTGGTAATAAAGTCTACACATTGGTTTGCCATGCGTTCAAACTGGAATAACGCCTTAACTCCTCAGACCGAAGAAGGCATTGAGCAGGTGAAATGGGTTAAACGCTCCGACCTTTGGGTTTACCTTTCCGACAGCTATGCAAGCTTGATGTCGGTTCTGAAGGCTCTTGATTAA
- the pyrE gene encoding orotate phosphoribosyltransferase has product MDSNIIADKLLQINAIKLNPANPFTWASGWKSPIYCDNRKTLSYPDVRNVICDGFVSLIKEKYPQAEVIAGVATGAIAHGMLVADRLDLPFIYVRSVPKSHGLTNQIEGHFTPGQKVVVIEDLISTGMSSLAAVEALRNAGCDVLGLLAIFTYQFDKAKNAFADANVDYETLSNYSLLIDAALSKGVIGSQDIELLKSWRTNPEEWGK; this is encoded by the coding sequence ATGGATAGCAATATTATAGCGGATAAACTTTTACAAATTAACGCAATAAAGCTTAATCCTGCAAATCCATTTACTTGGGCTTCGGGATGGAAATCACCTATTTATTGCGATAATAGGAAAACACTCTCATACCCTGATGTTCGAAATGTAATATGCGATGGTTTTGTCAGTCTTATTAAGGAAAAGTATCCTCAGGCAGAGGTGATTGCTGGAGTGGCAACTGGTGCCATTGCGCATGGGATGTTAGTTGCCGACAGGCTTGACCTCCCTTTTATTTATGTGCGCTCTGTACCTAAGTCGCATGGTTTAACAAATCAAATTGAGGGTCATTTTACACCTGGCCAAAAAGTTGTGGTTATTGAAGATTTGATTTCTACTGGCATGAGCAGCCTAGCTGCAGTTGAAGCGCTACGAAATGCAGGTTGCGATGTATTAGGACTCCTTGCAATTTTTACTTACCAGTTCGATAAGGCTAAAAACGCTTTTGCAGATGCTAATGTTGATTATGAGACACTTTCAAACTACTCATTGCTAATTGACGCAGCCTTAAGTAAGGGCGTTATCGGTTCCCAGGATATCGAACTCCTTAAATCATGGCGAACCAACCCCGAAGAGTGGGGAAAATAA
- a CDS encoding LPP20 family lipoprotein, with the protein MKRLIVLAAITSILFGCGSSSKVAEIPPAPSWVQSRPNLPGYYVGIGSARKSTPDYQQAAKQNALADMASDISVTISAKSVLNSFETQEYFSEDFRQSVRAEAQKELEGYEVVSTWEDQNTYWIYFRLSKDKYAKMVAEKKATATAKSLDFYDKAIAAINANDSKTALLMLIRALEPIKPYLNESIAANYNGKDILLSNEIINQITSTINSLIVSGPDELTAKLGHPIKGSELTYTVKNKNGIPQNSIPLKFTFSANSYLSKSSTTNNEGKASFDVEAVRSRKKIETAKVIVDVESIVKEATRDFAISKAISRIKAPTTETRITITRPSFYIASDEKNLNQPLNQTPLADALRSNILKLGFPIADNPNDADFIVNVTANTKPAGRANQYIQVVMNLDVNVQNKEGNLVYTLSNRRIKASHFKAPQAGANAYKDAVEKINSSIVREIITRVIRGDRAY; encoded by the coding sequence ATGAAAAGATTAATAGTACTAGCGGCAATTACATCCATTCTATTTGGTTGTGGTAGCAGCTCAAAAGTTGCTGAAATTCCACCTGCTCCCAGCTGGGTTCAATCGCGACCAAACCTACCTGGATACTATGTTGGAATTGGTTCGGCACGTAAATCAACTCCAGACTATCAACAAGCTGCAAAGCAGAATGCCCTTGCCGATATGGCAAGCGATATTTCAGTAACTATTTCAGCAAAGTCGGTTCTAAACTCATTTGAAACGCAAGAATATTTTTCCGAAGACTTCAGGCAATCGGTGAGAGCTGAAGCTCAAAAAGAGCTAGAAGGGTATGAGGTGGTTAGCACTTGGGAAGATCAAAACACCTACTGGATTTACTTCAGATTATCAAAAGATAAATACGCCAAGATGGTAGCAGAAAAAAAGGCAACTGCTACTGCTAAATCACTCGATTTTTACGATAAAGCAATCGCTGCAATTAATGCTAATGATTCCAAAACAGCATTGCTAATGCTTATTCGTGCACTTGAACCAATCAAGCCATATCTTAATGAATCCATAGCTGCTAATTACAATGGCAAAGACATTTTACTAAGCAACGAAATCATTAATCAAATCACTAGCACTATTAACTCACTGATTGTATCAGGTCCTGATGAGCTAACAGCTAAATTAGGTCACCCAATAAAAGGTTCCGAATTAACTTACACGGTAAAAAATAAGAATGGAATTCCTCAAAATTCAATCCCTTTAAAATTCACTTTCTCGGCCAACTCATATTTGAGTAAAAGTTCAACTACCAACAACGAAGGTAAAGCGTCGTTCGATGTCGAAGCAGTTCGCTCTCGTAAAAAGATAGAAACAGCTAAAGTTATTGTAGATGTTGAATCGATTGTTAAGGAAGCAACACGTGATTTTGCTATATCAAAGGCAATTTCAAGAATCAAAGCACCAACAACAGAGACAAGAATCACCATAACCAGGCCATCATTCTATATAGCTTCCGATGAGAAAAACCTTAACCAACCACTTAACCAAACCCCCTTGGCCGATGCCCTTCGTTCAAACATTCTTAAACTTGGTTTTCCTATAGCTGACAACCCTAACGATGCCGATTTCATCGTAAATGTAACCGCAAATACTAAACCCGCTGGTAGGGCAAATCAGTACATTCAAGTTGTAATGAATCTTGACGTTAATGTACAAAATAAAGAAGGTAACTTAGTATATACCTTATCCAATAGACGTATCAAGGCATCTCATTTCAAAGCCCCACAAGCTGGCGCAAATGCATACAAAGATGCAGTTGAAAAAATCAACTCAAGTATTGTACGTGAGATAATTACGCGGGTTATTCGTGGGGATAGGGCTTATTAA